The Arachis hypogaea cultivar Tifrunner chromosome 14, arahy.Tifrunner.gnm2.J5K5, whole genome shotgun sequence DNA window CCCGGTTTGCAACTGTGTTTATTACATTGAAGAGCATCTTTGACCGTAAAAAGGAGTTGCAACAATTGGTTGTAGATTCAATTTTCACTGATCACAAATTAGGAAGGAGTGCTACTGGTAGAGCTGTGAATGCTATTATTCTGGATGCCAAATTTTGGGACGATTGCTTTACTGTATGTAAACTTGTGAGCCCTCTGATTTACTTGCTGAGGGTTGTTGATGCTGATGACCCCCCATCTTTGGGGTATGTTTATGAAGGAATGCTAAGGGCAAAAGATGCAATTAAGGAGATGTTTAGGCAATCCAAGACTGCATATCAGCCGTACACAGATATTATCAACTCAAGATGGGACAAGCATTTGAAGAAAGATCTTCATGCGGCAGCTTACTTCCTGAATCCTAAattcttttttaatgaaaattataaAGAAGCACCTGATGTTATGCGAGGTTTGCTTGATCTTGTTACCTTGTATTGCAAGTGTAACAATTTGGATTCAGTTCATGCAATGAAAGAAATACATTTATATAGAGATCGGAAGGAAAGTTTTGATAGACAAGAAGTTATTCCAGCTGCATCTGAACTTAAGCCTGGTAAGAATATGGTTGAATATTTGTTTTAACTTGTTTTATGCTCCTatgttcttaattaatatcttataataTGTTATGGTTTTATAATTGGTAGATGAATGGTGGAGGTTATTCGGAGGCTCTGCTCCATGTCTACAAAAGATAGCTGTTCGCATTCTTAGCCAAGCATCTGCTTCTTCTGGGTGTGAGAGAAATTGGAGCCTTTTTGACCAGAttcatacaaaaagaagaaatagattgGAGCATGATAGACTGAATGACATTGTTTATGTTACCTATAATTTGCGTCTTAAATCCAGGTAATATATGTTTCATGAAATACTATATTGTTTCATTTGTAatctttatcataataaatttgtaaattattaaatctccatatattgtatttaacttgttaggaaggaa harbors:
- the LOC112740671 gene encoding uncharacterized protein codes for the protein MFRQSKTAYQPYTDIINSRWDKHLKKDLHAAAYFLNPKFFFNENYKEAPDVMRGLLDLVTLYCKCNNLDSVHAMKEIHLYRDRKESFDRQEVIPAASELKPDEWWRLFGGSAPCLQKIAVRILSQASASSGCERNWSLFDQIHTKRRNRLEHDRLNDIVYVTYNLRLKSRKEKEKRKQKTQHDPIDYESISQVDFWVTEEVVEKEPDLPSNVDDLLREIDADLYQSGGGSSGLYAASLSSADQGGNDGEDHPTEADLQQVLADFDN